Part of the Rothia mucilaginosa genome, TGCCGACCGCCCGCGCCTACGTGGCAAAGAACGCCGCTGAGGCGCAGGCTGCGCTGGACGAGTTCGGTGCACCCTACGTGGTGAAGGACGACGGCCTGGCTGCGGGTAAGGGCGTTGTGGTGACCGAGGACCGCACCGCGGCACTGGAGCACGCTCAGGCTTGCTTCAACGCTGGCGGCACCGTGGTTATCGAAGAGTTCCTGGACGGCCCCGAGGTGTCCCTCTTCGTCATTTCTGACGGTAAGAACGTTCTGCCGCTGTCCCCGGCGCAGGACTTCAAGCGCATTTTCGACAACGATGAGGGCCCGAACACCGGCGGTATGGGCGCCTACACCCCGCTTCCCTGGCTGCCCGAGGGTTTCGTGCAGGAGGTTGTGGAGAAGGTGGCTCGCCCGACCGTGGCTCGTATGGCTGAGCGCGGCACCCCGTTCGTGGGCGTGCTCTTCTGCGGCCTGGCTGTGACCAGCCGCGGCGTGCGCGTTATCGAGTTCAACGCCCGCTTTGGCGACCCTGAAACCCAGGCTGTTCTGGCGCGTCTGCGCACCCCGCTGGGTCAGCTGCTGCGTGCGGCTGCTCGCGGTGAAATTTCTGAGGGCGCCGAGCTGGATTGGGATCCCCGCACCGCAGTGGACGTGGTCATGGCAGCCGAGAACTACCCGGATACTCCCCGCAAGGGTGACGTCATCTCCGGTCTGGATGAGGCGAACGCTCTGGAGGGCGTGCACGTGATTCACGCGGGCACTGTCGCATCCGAGGAGGGCGTGCTGACCGCTGGCGGTCGTGTGCTGGCTGTTGTTGCTCTCGGTGACGACCTGGCTGCCGCCCGTAACGCCGCCTACGAGGGTGTTCGCGCTATCTCCTGGGCTGGCGCGCAGTACCGCACCGACATTGCGCTGAAGGCTGTGGAGAACCGCATCCACATTCCCGCCCCGCGCGACTAAAACCTAAGGTGACCGGCTTCCCCGCTTGAGGGTGGGGGAGCCGGTCGCTTCTTTGCCTCAAGATTGTGCTGTATTGGTGACTGCTTGGCACTATCGGGAGCCGTGCTTGTCGCGGTATTGTAATTACACAGACTTTTTGCATCCACATCACACCACCTCATCAGGAGAAATTCTCATGACTTCTCGTTCTAACCCGCTGGAAATCCCGGGCTGGACTCACATTTATTCCGGTAAGGTCCGCGACCTGTACGTTCCGAATGAGGAACGTTTTGACGCTACCGGCTTGACTGTCAATGATGACGCTGAGCTGCGTGCCGGTTCGGTCATGGTTGTTGCCTCGGACCGTATTAGCGCGTTTGACCGTATTCTGCCCACCGAAATCCCGGATAAGGGCAAGATTCTGACTCAGATGTCCCTGTGGTGGTTTGAGCAGCTCAAGCAGGTCCCGAACCACGTGCTGTCCACTGACGTTCCGGATGTTGTGGCTGGTCGCGCGATGATTTGCCGCTCTCTGAATATGTTCCCGGTGGAGTGCATTGTGCGCGGTTACCTGACCGGTTCGGGCCTGGCGGCGTATAACGAGACCGGTGAGATTGCTGGTGTGAAGCTGCCTGCGGGTCTGGTGGATGGTTCCCGCCTGGAGACCCCGATTTTCACTCCGACCGGTAAGGCTGAGGTGGGTGAGCATGATGAGCTGGTGACCCGTGAGGAGCTGTACGCTGAGGTGGGTCAGCCGGTGGGTGAGCGCCTGGAGGAGCTGAGCCTGAGCCTGTACACCACCGCGGAGAAGATTGCTCGCGAGCAGGGTATTATTCTGGCGGATACCAAGATGGAGTTCGGTACCGATTCGTACCGCGGTGAGATCACCCTGGGCGATGAGGTGCTGACCCCGGACTCTTCGCGTTTCTGGGATGCGACCCAGTACGAGCCGGGCCGTGCGCAGCCGAGCTTCGATAAGCAGTATGTGCGTGACTGGCTGCG contains:
- a CDS encoding phosphoribosylaminoimidazolesuccinocarboxamide synthase gives rise to the protein MTSRSNPLEIPGWTHIYSGKVRDLYVPNEERFDATGLTVNDDAELRAGSVMVVASDRISAFDRILPTEIPDKGKILTQMSLWWFEQLKQVPNHVLSTDVPDVVAGRAMICRSLNMFPVECIVRGYLTGSGLAAYNETGEIAGVKLPAGLVDGSRLETPIFTPTGKAEVGEHDELVTREELYAEVGQPVGERLEELSLSLYTTAEKIAREQGIILADTKMEFGTDSYRGEITLGDEVLTPDSSRFWDATQYEPGRAQPSFDKQYVRDWLRSPEAGWDGSDNVPHLPEEVVEKTRARYVEAYERLTGTKF
- the purD gene encoding phosphoribosylamine--glycine ligase; translated protein: MKVLVLGPGGREHAIIRALLRDPEVTEVHSAPGNAGIAQDVPVHAIDANDPAQATALARELNADLVVIGPEAPLVAGVSDALREAGFDVFGPSAAAAQLEGSKAFAKQVMEEASVPTARAYVAKNAAEAQAALDEFGAPYVVKDDGLAAGKGVVVTEDRTAALEHAQACFNAGGTVVIEEFLDGPEVSLFVISDGKNVLPLSPAQDFKRIFDNDEGPNTGGMGAYTPLPWLPEGFVQEVVEKVARPTVARMAERGTPFVGVLFCGLAVTSRGVRVIEFNARFGDPETQAVLARLRTPLGQLLRAAARGEISEGAELDWDPRTAVDVVMAAENYPDTPRKGDVISGLDEANALEGVHVIHAGTVASEEGVLTAGGRVLAVVALGDDLAAARNAAYEGVRAISWAGAQYRTDIALKAVENRIHIPAPRD